Proteins from a genomic interval of Tolypothrix sp. NIES-4075:
- the hemJ gene encoding protoporphyrinogen oxidase HemJ has protein sequence MAYSWFKAFHIIGIVVWFAGLFYLVRLFIYHVEANQEPEPARTILKNQYQIMEKRLYSIITTPGMLLTVFMAIGLLTTEPEVLKQTWLHVKLGFVALLLGYHHYCKRLMKQLAVDECRWSSKQLRALNEAPSLMLVVIVLLAIFKDSLPTDITVWVIVAMIIAMVATIQLYAKKRREDKEKELAEISQVPQQQS, from the coding sequence ATGGCTTATTCATGGTTTAAAGCGTTTCACATTATCGGCATTGTAGTCTGGTTTGCTGGATTATTTTATCTAGTACGTCTTTTTATCTATCACGTCGAAGCTAACCAAGAACCAGAACCAGCACGCACGATACTGAAAAATCAGTATCAGATAATGGAAAAACGGCTTTACAGCATTATCACGACTCCAGGAATGTTGTTAACAGTCTTCATGGCGATCGGTTTATTAACTACTGAACCAGAAGTTTTAAAACAGACTTGGTTGCATGTAAAATTAGGATTTGTGGCTCTTTTACTTGGCTATCATCATTATTGCAAAAGGTTAATGAAGCAGTTAGCAGTTGATGAATGTCGCTGGAGTAGCAAACAGTTACGCGCTTTGAATGAAGCACCCAGCTTAATGTTAGTCGTGATTGTATTGCTGGCTATATTTAAAGATAGTCTACCAACCGATATTACTGTTTGGGTAATTGTGGCAATGATTATTGCGATGGTAGCTACTATTCAACTTTACGCTAAAAAGCGCAGAGAAGATAAAGAAAAGGAATTGGCGGAAATTTCACAAGTTCCACAACAGCAGAGTTAG